From Chloroflexota bacterium, one genomic window encodes:
- a CDS encoding PepSY domain-containing protein — protein MLAGTGIATMLTAGFLLGSLTVGPVFAQTPPTTPPAQTQVDEQQPQYTGSIKVNDAQYEGMSEADEAAALQSKATISAANAEAAAVAANPGASVVKTELDNENGVLVYSVELSNGKDVKVDAGTAKVLHTEAGGLDRGGEVHEQKTVEG, from the coding sequence TGCTAGCCGGAACTGGCATAGCGACCATGCTCACGGCGGGATTTCTCTTGGGTAGCCTCACCGTGGGGCCCGTCTTTGCCCAAACTCCGCCCACCACTCCTCCGGCACAGACCCAGGTGGACGAGCAACAGCCGCAGTACACAGGTTCTATCAAGGTAAACGACGCCCAATACGAGGGCATGAGTGAGGCTGATGAGGCTGCTGCATTGCAGAGCAAGGCCACCATCAGCGCTGCCAACGCGGAAGCGGCTGCTGTTGCGGCTAACCCTGGCGCCAGCGTCGTCAAGACTGAGCTTGATAACGAGAATGGCGTGCTGGTGTATAGTGTAGAGCTGAGCAACGGTAAGGACGTGAAGGTAGACGCCGGCACGGCGAAAGTACTCCACACAGAAGCAGGTGGGCTTGACCGTGGAGGTGAAGTCCACGAGCAAAAGACGGTCGAAGGCTAG